TGGTTTGGGATGACTCTGGAGCTCTAACCAGTACTAATATCTGTATTGAAGATGGACCTTCTTGTCCTACTCCGATTGACTTAGGAATAACTAACGTAACTCCTACAACGGCAGATTTTATATGGACTCCAGGTTCTTCAAATCAAACTTCGTTTGATGTTGTGGTTACAGTACCAGGTGGGGATCCAAGCGTTCCAGCTGACGTACTTCAATCAGGAACGGTTACGACAAACAGTTTTATGGCTACTGGTTTAGTAGTAGGTGATAGCTATGATTTCTATGTTACTGGAGATTGTGATCCAGCCAATGCTGGAACTGACGTAAGCATGATGGCAGGGCCATTGCAATATACTCAAGTAGGTCCAGGTGAATCTTGCGCAGCTGCAATTAGAATGACAGTAGAACCTGACTGCGCAACCGCAACTCCTTATACGGTTGATTTCTCAACTGCTGTAGATATAGGGACTAATGTAGCTGGCTGTGATACGGTAGGTGTTAATACAGGTGTATTTATAGATTTTGTGGTACCGGCTAATGGTGGAGTCATTGTAAATATGACAGGAGCCACTATGGAGTATGCGCTATTTGAAAGTTGTGGAGGAACAGAAGTTCTCTGTTCAGCAACTGCGAGAAATACTACTGGAATCATCTCAGGATTAATTCCTGGTGCAGTGTATAAAATGGCACTTTGGAAAGACGGAGCCACTTCAGGCACTTCCGACATTTGTGTTCAAGAAGCTCCCTCATGTCTACCAGTAACTGATCTTGATGTAACTAATATCACTTCAAGTGGTGGAGATGTAGAATGGAATTTAGGGGATTCTTCTCAAAATCTCTTTGAGATTGAGATCGTTGATGCTGGGCAGCCTCAAACAGGTGCCAACATCATTACTGGTGTGACTTCAAGCCCTTTCACGGTTAATACATTAATGCCATCTAGTTCATATGATGTCTATGTAAGAGCTGACTGTGGTGGTGGTGATTTCAGTGACTGGACAGGTCCTGTTAACTTCGACACAGCATGTGTGGCCATAACTCCAGATTACGCAGAGAATTTTGACAACTATGTTCCTCTTTGTTGGTCAGAGGCTGGTGATGGTGATCTTGCTAATGGACCAGATCCTAGTACTTCAACCTCTAACTGGATTGCAGATGGATTTGCAAATAATGGAACCTCAGGATCTGCTCGTATTGAAATTTGGTTAACAAATGATGTGGAGTGGTTAATCACTCCAGAATTTGATTTATCAGCTGGAGGATATGAGGTCAACTTTGATGTTGCATTAACACCGTGGTCTGGAACCGGTCCTGATGTTATTAATCCAGATGATCAAGTTCAATTTCTCATGAGTGAAAATGGTGGTCCTTGGACTGAACTGATAGTATGGGATGAAAACAATGTGCCTAGCAATACAGGTGATGTAGTTAACCTTCCAATTACTTCTACAAGCTCAAGTGTGAAGTTTGCATTCTTAGCTACTGAGGGTCCAACCTCTGGTGGAGATGTGAACTTTTATGTAGACAACTTCCAAGTTAGAACTCCACCGAGTTGTTTTGAGATTTCAAATCTAGTGGTATCAGGAACGACCACGACTACTGCTGATATCTCATTTGATTCTGGGAATATGAACTCATCAGGTAATTTTGAATATCAAGTTGTGCCTGCTGGTGATCCAGCGCCTACTGGTTCCGGTATCGCTATTTCAGATCCTGCTGTAACAAATGGAAGTTATTCATTCACTATAGGTGATGGTGTTACCACTGGACCGGCGTTAAACTCCTCAACTGCCTATGACCTATATGTTAGAGAAATATGTGGAGCTGGTGATGCAAGTATTTATAATTTTACAGCTGTAAGTTTTAATACAGAATGTGCTGCTATTCCTGCTCCTTATTTTACTGATTTTGAAAACTTTGCTGCTGATACAGAATTTACTGAACAAAATTGTTGGTCACAAAACTTACCTAATGATTTTGAATGGCAAATAGATACTAATGGAGGTACAACTTCTGGAAGTACTGGTCCATCTGGAGCATTTAGCGGTTCTGCATTCATGTATTCTGAGGCCTCTCTCCCTGCTGGAGATGGTGACATAGCAATAGTTAATAGCCCCTTGATAGATCTTGGTGCACTTTCAAATCCAGAGCTATCATTCCAATATCACATGTACGGAGAAACCATAGTCTCTTTAACTACTGAAGTGTCGACAGATGGCGGTTCCACATTTACTCAAGTGGATCAGTTAGTTGGAGAACAGCAAACCTCTAGTGCAGACCCATGGCAACTTAGGAGTATTGATTTATCTGGATTTTCAGGTCAGCAAATAATTGTTAGATTCTTAAGTGAAATTACAGTTAATGCTGCTGGAGATGCCTTCTATGGAGATGTTGCTATCGACGATTTCAGAATTGATACAACTGCTAGCACTCCTGGTCTTGACCAAGCTTCTAAAATCAGTTTGTATCCTAACCCGGTGTCAGGAGATATCTTGAACCTTGATATGGGAACTAATGTAACAGGAGACGTGAATATTATGATTCACAATGCACTTGGTCAAATGGTTCGCAGAGAGAACATGAGATCTTCATCTACTATTGAATTAGATGGAATGAGTACTTTAAGTGATGGAATGTACTTTATCACGGTTGATGCCGGTGGTAAGCAACAAACCATTAAATTCTTAAAAGAGTAATTCTAACTATTAATAACAGAAAGGGGATGATGAAAATCATCCCCTTTTTTATTGGCATTAATTATCATTTGAAGGTATTTACTGATAAACTTTTGTTAGTAAATGTCATTTTGGTATTTACCTAACATTTTTGACATTGATATGTGGGTAATTTTGAGTACTAAAATTCCGATAAATGGCTACAAAAATACTTACCTATATTCTGATTATTAGTACCTTAAGTGTATATGCTCAGAACTGCAACAATCCTATCGTACCGGATTATTTTGAAACTTTTGATAACTATTTACCTAATTGCTGGGAAGAAGCAGACGAAGGTAGTCTTACCAATGGGCCCATGTTTTTAGGACTGTCAGACTGGACTCAAGAAGAGTTTGCTCATGAACTTGACGCGGGATTAGGTGCTGTTAATATTAATATTAGAGATCTTGGCGTGAGTGACTGGTTATTGACTCCTACATTTGACCTCTCTGCTGGTGGTTATGAACTTCTAGTTGATGTTGCCTTAACTAATTTTGACACTACATCTGCAGATCAGATGGATTCTGATGATGAGGTCATTCTAGCCTATTCTTTAGATGGTACAACTTGGAATGCTTTAAAGACATGGAACAATACTAATCAGCCAGATGAGTTAGGAGAAATTTACTTTAATGAGCTTGTTAACCTTAATGGCCAGTCTCAGGTTAGATTTGCATTTTACGCATCCAGTGGGAGTATTGATGAAGGGCAGGATTACGACTTTCATATCGATAACTTTTCTGTAGCTCTTCCACCTACTTGTTTTGATATATCAAATTTGGTGGTTACAGATGTAACCAGTACCTCAGCAACTATAAATTTTGATAGTGGGAACGAATTCTCAAATGGTGACTTTCAATATGCAGTGACTCCTCGACTGCAAGGATTCCCATCAGCACCCACAGCAGATTTGACCGACCCATCGCTACCTCAAAATTTCCCAAATGCTACCTTTACCATAGGTAATGGATCTACTACGGGACCCGCTCTTGACCCGCATACAACTTATGATCTTTATGTCAGAGAGCAGTGTTCTACTGGTGATTTTGGTGATTGGTCTTTTCCCGTAGTTTTTACTACTAGATGTAATGATATCGCATCTTCTTATCCCGTAAACATAGATTTTGCTAATCATATTCCAAATGATTGCTGGTCAGAATCGCCCTCGGGTGATTTATCTACAGGTCCGGTAAACACAGGGAACTCAGACTGGAGAGGAGGAAGATCTTATACTGATATTTCAGGTACAGTTATTCCTAGTAACGCTATTAGACTATATCAATCTGATGATAATGAATGGCTCATGTCAGAGATTTATGATTTATCAGGTTCAGATAATGATTTTCTTACCGTAGATGTAGCTGTGACGAGTTATCAAATCAATGGTACTTCTTTTGAGTCCAATACTAGTAATATGGGGAGTGATGACCAGATTTATTTGTTGGTAACAGAAGATGGTGGTAACTCCTGGACCGTTTTAGATCTTTGGGATGTAAATAACAGACCACTTTCAACGGGATCTCGTAGCAGCTATAATATTTCTGCTTATAACGGTTTGACACAATTTGCGTTTTACGCTACTGATGGTGATGTAGATGACATAGGAATTGATTTGGATTTTCACATAGGTCAATTTATAATTGATGCAACAGCTAGTGTAGAGGCAGCCTCATTGGAAAATTCAATATCAATTTACCCTAATCCAGCTGAAACAGGCAGCATCTATATGGACATCAGTAATTTGAATAATCAAATTGACGCACAAATTTTTGATAATATGGGCAAATTAATTTCTGCGAACAGTTTTGAATCTGGATCAAGATTAGAGCTAATTAATGTTGACAACTTAGCTCAGGGAATGTACTTTGTGAAAGTAAGTAGTGGAGAGGAATCCCATACATTGAAATTTATTAAGGGCTAATCTTTGGATTTGACTCTCAAAAATTAGGGTTACTATCAGGGTAGCCCTTTTTTGTTACGCTTTCGCGAAAGCGGAATTGTTAGTACTTTATCGTACAACTAGAAGATATAAAAGCTAGGGATTATTATTTTTACGTAAAATTTAAAAGATGGCAGACGATAAGGAAAAAGCAGCAAAACAAAAGGCTCTTAAACTCACATTAGATAAGCTTGATAAGGCCTACGGTAAAGGAACCGTAATGAAGATGGGGGATCGTCAAGTTGTTGATGTAGATTCCATTTCTACTGGGTCCTTAGCTCTTGATGCAGCTTTGGGCGTAGGGGGTTACCCTAGAGGTAGAGTTGTAGAGATTTATGGTCCAGAATCGTCTGGTAAAACCACACTCACACTTCACGCGATCGCAGAATGCCAAAAGGAAGGAGGTATTGCTGCATTTATCGATGCAGAGCACGCTTTTGATCGTTTCTACGCAGAGAAATTAGGTATCGATCTTGATAATCTCATCATTTCACAGCCTGACAATGGTGAACAAGCGCTCGAGATTGCTGAAAACCTTATTAGATCGGGCGCTATAGATATTATAGTAATCGACTCTGTTGCAGCCCTGACTCCTAAGAGTGAGATAGAAGGGGAGATGGGAGACAGTAAAATGGGGCTCCATGCGAGGTTGATGTCTCAGGCTTTACGTAAAATGACTGCTACTATTTCAAAGACAAACTGTACGGTGATATTCATCAACCAGTTACGTGAAAAGATAGGAGTAATGTTTGGAAATCCAGAAACTACTACAGGTGGTAACGCACTGAAGTTTTATGCATCCGTAAGATTGGACATAAGAAGATCAACCCAGATCAAGGACAGCTCTGGAAATGT
This genomic interval from Nonlabens spongiae contains the following:
- a CDS encoding T9SS type A sorting domain-containing protein, coding for MATKILTYILIISTLSVYAQNCNNPIVPDYFETFDNYLPNCWEEADEGSLTNGPMFLGLSDWTQEEFAHELDAGLGAVNINIRDLGVSDWLLTPTFDLSAGGYELLVDVALTNFDTTSADQMDSDDEVILAYSLDGTTWNALKTWNNTNQPDELGEIYFNELVNLNGQSQVRFAFYASSGSIDEGQDYDFHIDNFSVALPPTCFDISNLVVTDVTSTSATINFDSGNEFSNGDFQYAVTPRLQGFPSAPTADLTDPSLPQNFPNATFTIGNGSTTGPALDPHTTYDLYVREQCSTGDFGDWSFPVVFTTRCNDIASSYPVNIDFANHIPNDCWSESPSGDLSTGPVNTGNSDWRGGRSYTDISGTVIPSNAIRLYQSDDNEWLMSEIYDLSGSDNDFLTVDVAVTSYQINGTSFESNTSNMGSDDQIYLLVTEDGGNSWTVLDLWDVNNRPLSTGSRSSYNISAYNGLTQFAFYATDGDVDDIGIDLDFHIGQFIIDATASVEAASLENSISIYPNPAETGSIYMDISNLNNQIDAQIFDNMGKLISANSFESGSRLELINVDNLAQGMYFVKVSSGEESHTLKFIKG
- the recA gene encoding recombinase RecA; this translates as MADDKEKAAKQKALKLTLDKLDKAYGKGTVMKMGDRQVVDVDSISTGSLALDAALGVGGYPRGRVVEIYGPESSGKTTLTLHAIAECQKEGGIAAFIDAEHAFDRFYAEKLGIDLDNLIISQPDNGEQALEIAENLIRSGAIDIIVIDSVAALTPKSEIEGEMGDSKMGLHARLMSQALRKMTATISKTNCTVIFINQLREKIGVMFGNPETTTGGNALKFYASVRLDIRRSTQIKDSSGNVLGNKTRVKIVKNKVAPPFRTAEFDIMYGEGVSKLGEIIDLGVNYEIINKAGSWFSYEDTKLGQGRDAVKAILKDNPDLMDELDKKIAEAMKAVES